Proteins co-encoded in one Hyla sarda isolate aHylSar1 chromosome 4, aHylSar1.hap1, whole genome shotgun sequence genomic window:
- the RPL37A gene encoding 60S ribosomal protein L37a isoform X3, whose translation MAKRTKKVGIVGKYGTRYGASLRKMVKKIEISQHAKYTCSFCGKTKMKRKAVGIWRCGSCMKIVAGGAWTYNTTSAVTVKSAIRRLKELKDQ comes from the exons ATG GCCAAACGCACCAAGAAGGTCGGCATTGTGGGTAAATATGGGACCCGTTATGGTGCTTCCCTAAGGAAGATGGTCAAGAAAATTGAAATCAGCCAACATGCCAAGTACACATGCTCCTTCTGTGGCAAG ACCAAGATGAAGAGAAAGGCTGTCGGAATCTGGCGCTGTGGTTCTTGCATGAAAATTGTAGCAGGAGGAGCCTGGACCTACAA CACCACCTCTGCTGTCACAGTGAAGTCTGCCATCAGAAGACTGAAGGAGTTGAAAGATCAGTAA
- the RPL37A gene encoding 60S ribosomal protein L37a isoform X2, whose protein sequence is MFILAKRTKKVGIVGKYGTRYGASLRKMVKKIEISQHAKYTCSFCGKTKMKRKAVGIWRCGSCMKIVAGGAWTYNTTSAVTVKSAIRRLKELKDQ, encoded by the exons ATGTTCATATTG GCCAAACGCACCAAGAAGGTCGGCATTGTGGGTAAATATGGGACCCGTTATGGTGCTTCCCTAAGGAAGATGGTCAAGAAAATTGAAATCAGCCAACATGCCAAGTACACATGCTCCTTCTGTGGCAAG ACCAAGATGAAGAGAAAGGCTGTCGGAATCTGGCGCTGTGGTTCTTGCATGAAAATTGTAGCAGGAGGAGCCTGGACCTACAA CACCACCTCTGCTGTCACAGTGAAGTCTGCCATCAGAAGACTGAAGGAGTTGAAAGATCAGTAA
- the RPL37A gene encoding 60S ribosomal protein L37a isoform X1 — protein MAAIGNCTTFSTQAKRTKKVGIVGKYGTRYGASLRKMVKKIEISQHAKYTCSFCGKTKMKRKAVGIWRCGSCMKIVAGGAWTYNTTSAVTVKSAIRRLKELKDQ, from the exons ATggctgctataggcaactgcaccactttctctacacag GCCAAACGCACCAAGAAGGTCGGCATTGTGGGTAAATATGGGACCCGTTATGGTGCTTCCCTAAGGAAGATGGTCAAGAAAATTGAAATCAGCCAACATGCCAAGTACACATGCTCCTTCTGTGGCAAG ACCAAGATGAAGAGAAAGGCTGTCGGAATCTGGCGCTGTGGTTCTTGCATGAAAATTGTAGCAGGAGGAGCCTGGACCTACAA CACCACCTCTGCTGTCACAGTGAAGTCTGCCATCAGAAGACTGAAGGAGTTGAAAGATCAGTAA